In Euzebyales bacterium, the sequence ACGCGCGGCAGTTCGGATGGCGGTCCGACGGGTCGCGGGCGAGCGCCCGCATGACGACGTCGTCGAGCTCCTTGGGCATGTCGGCACGCAGCGCACGCAGCGGCAGCGGCTCGTGGTCCAGCCGTTGTGCGGCGATCGCCACCGTCGACGAGGCGGAGAACGGCTGCTGGCCGCTCAGCGCCTCGTAGAGGACGCAGCCCAGGGAGTACTGGTCGGCGCGGCCGTCCACGGGCCTGTCCTCGACCTGCTCCGGCGCCACGTAGGCGGCCGTGCCGAGCACCATGCCGGTCTTGGTGAGCTCGCTGCGGGAGTGCTCGACCTTGACGATGCCGAAGTCGCCCATCTTCACCGCGCCCTCCTGCCCCAGCAGGATGTTGGCGGGCTTCACGTCGCGGTGGACCAGGCCCCGCTCGTGGGCGAAGTCGAGGGCGAAGGCGACGCGCATGCCGACGCTGGCGGCGAGGCCCGGGTCGAGCCGGCCGTACTGCACCATGACCTCGCGCAGGGTCACCCCCTGGACGAACTCCATGACGAGGTAGACCCAGTCGCCGTCGCGTCCCGTGTCGTAGATGCCGACGATCCCCGGGTGGGCGAGCTTGGCCGCCGCGACCGCCTCGCGCCGGAAACGCTCGCGGAAGTCGCGGTCGTTCGACAGGTGCTTGTGCAGGAGCTTGACCGCGACGGTGCGCGCCAGCTTCTCGTCGTGTGCCCGCCACACGGTGGCCATGCCACCGATCGCGATGCGTTCCTCGAGCAGGTAGCGGTCGCTGAGCACCCTCGGTGGGAGCGAGGGGTCAGGCTCCGGACCTCCACCGGTGAGGACACCGGTGCGCTCGACGTCGTCGCTCATGTCACCGCACGTACCTGACGTGCGGGCGACGGGCCGGGCTCCAGGGGGTCGTGGAACGCACCGCCCCTGAGTGGTTCGGGCCTCGACCCTTGCTGAACGCCCGACTCCATTCGGTTGCTCACTCCAGAACGCCGGACCCGTGAGGGCTGAACCAGTGACCGAGTGTACTTCGCCCCTCAGCGGTGCAAAGACCGTCCTGGTCTGCGCGACCCCGTTCGTCCCGTGCGACCAGCACCTGCGCGGCGATGCGCCGGAGCGATCTGCCGTCGCCCTGGGTCGCGTCGGTGGGTCACAGCCCGGTCGGGTCGAGCGGCGCGCGCTGGGTGATGAACGACCGCGCTGACGTCGAAGGCCATGAGGGTGAGGAGGACGATGAAGATCCTCATGCGCGCGGCGATGGTGAGCCGTGCGGCGCCCCGCTCGCTCGCGAGGTTCATGGTCGACTCCACACGCGGTCCGTGGGATGGTGGAGCGCCTGTCGGCCGTGTGGGCGGGCGCCTCAGCGCAGGCGCATGGGCCGGGGCGGCGAGCCGTCCCACCGGTGCCGGTCAGCGGCGCAGCACCCGCCCCAGCTGCGCGATCTCGGGCAGGCGCAGCGCGGTTGCGACGGCCACGTAGGTCAGACCGACCGCGGCAGCGGTCAGCAGGAGCAGCACGAGCAGTGGCTGTGCTCCGAGAACGACGCGCACGACGATGCCGGCGATCGCCGCCGTCGTGCCCGCGGTGCCGGTGCGGAGCATCCAACCGCCGCCGACCCTCACGCGGATGTCGGCGACGCGCGCGAGGTGACGGCGGAGCAGGCCGTACTCCAGCCAGGACGTCATGCCCGCCGCGAGCGTGAGCCCCACCGCGCCGAGCCGCAGGAACGTGGTCTGGTCGGTCGCCCGCGCGTCGATCGGCAGCGGGGCGAAGGCCGGCAGCGACCCTCGCACGACGACGCCGGCATTGGTCAGCGCGAGACGGTCGAACTGGAGCATCAGTACCGCGCCGAGCGCCGCAGCTACCACGACGCGGACGATGGCGTACCGGGTGGGCGACCTCGTGTCGCCGGCCGCGTAGAGCGCCGATTGGAGCAGGCGTGACGACGTGTTCGACAGGAGGCCCACCGTGGAGCCCAGCAGCACGAGCCAGACCTGCTGCGCGGCGAGCGGCGTCAGGACGGTGGCGTAGACCAGGTCGCCGAGCACGACGAATGCGGCGATCGTCGGTATCACGTAGAACGCGATGCGGGCGAGCATCGGGTGCAGCCGCCCTGCGACCCTCCCATTCTCGGCCTCCTGCAGGGACGACAGGGCGGGCAGCTCCGAGGCCGCCACGCTCATCCCGAACAGGCTGACCGGCAGCAGCGCGAGCCGTGTCGCGTACTCGACGGCGGCTACGGCGCCGGCGGCCAGCAGGCTCGCAAGCGCGATGTCGACGTAGATCATCAGTTGCACGACACCGCGCCCGGTCACGACCGGCCAGAACGACCGCAGGGTTCTGCGGACCCCGGAGCGGCTCGTGTCCAGCGAGATCCGCAGAGCGGGGTTGGAGCGCACGACGGCAGGGACCTGGACGGCGAACTGCAGCAGGCCACCGACGAGCGCACCCCAGGCCAGCGCGATCGCCAGCTGCGCCAGCTCGGCGTCGGACGCCTCCGTCGAGGCGATGCCGCCATCGAGCAGGACAGCGGCGGCGGCGACGAGGACGGCGATCTGGGTGACGTTCCAGATCACCGGCGCCACGTAGGACAGAAAGAACCTGCGGTGGCTGTTGAGCACGCCGAGGCACCACGCCGACAGCACCAGGAACCCGACGCCGGGGAACAGGATCCGGGTCAGGGTGACCGTGAGCTCCAGACGCTGGCCGGTGAAGCCGATGGCGACGAGACGCGTGATCGGCTCCGCCAACGCGACACCCAGCAGCGCGAGGAGACCGGTCAACGCCGTCAGCAGACCCGCGATCGCGCCGGCGACGAGACCGGCCTCCTCGTAGCGGCGCTGCGCGAGCAGGCGGCTGTAGACCGGGATGAACGAGGCTGACAGCACCCCTTCACCCAGAAGGTTCTGGAGCAGGTTCGGGATGCGCATCGCGGCCTGCAACGCGTCGGCGACCGGGCTGACGCCGAAGTACCTGGCGACCGCGGCGGTGCGCGCGAGCCCGCTCACCCGCGACAGGAGGATGCCGGCGGCGACGAGTGCAGAGTTCCGCGAGGAACTGGGATCGTCCGGGAGCTCGGTCTCGAGGGTGTGCTCTGGACGGTTCACGCGCGAAGACCGGTGGCGGTGGGGCTGTGGGACAGCACGTCGCTCGTCGGGGGTGTGAAGTGAGGTCGGACGGACATGTCGGCCAAGGATAATTCGGCCGCGACAACCCCTCCGGTAGCCGGTACATGGCCGACGACACACAGCGACCGTGACCGACGGCGTGAGGGACCATTCTGCCGGAGCTGAACGACCACCTGTGACTGACGCCAAGTGGTGCGGGTCGGCCCCGCACCCTGAAGGCGGGCCGCGTACATCAGGGGTGTCGGGCGCACTCCAAGGGGGGTGGAGGCGTTGCCCGCCTGACGCCGGCCGGCGGCGTTCCTCGCGGAGATCCTGTCCCACAACCAGCGTGAGGCCCACGAACGCGGCAGGTAGGCCCACTTCGCGTACGCGGTCGCCGGGCTGGGGCGGGCGAGAGCGCTTCGGATGTCGGCGCTGCACACCACCGATGCCGCGCAGGCCGACAAGACCGATTTGCTGCCGGACGCCATCGCGGAGGGCGGGTACTCCGGCATGCAGAGTTCGACCAGCACCGGCTCCAGCTGTACCAAGACGGCGTCGACTGTGGAGGCCGCCCTCGACGCGGCGTCGAGCCCTCACGACTTCAGCGTCATGATGCACGGCGTCCCCCGCGCTCCCGCGTCCGCGCGCTCTCCACCGCGGGCTGACGAGACACCCGGGGGGTGCCGCCCGCGATCCCGACGTCGGCCGCGCTCCTCGTCGTCGGGCGCCGCACCGCCGCGCACTAGCATGGCCCGACGATGCCCGACACCGACATCCAGCAGCGTCAGCTCGCTGAGCTCGTCGCGATCTACCCCGCGGCCGACGAGCTCGCCGAACGCTTCGCCGCGGCCGGCCACGAGCTGTACCTCGTGGGCGGCACCGTGCGGGACACGCTGCTGCACGGGCGCGCCGACGGCGACCTGGACCTGGCGACCACGGCGCGCCCGGCCGAGACGGAGCGCCTGCTGCAGGGCTGGGTGGATCACCTGTGGCTGACCGGCGCGCGGTTCGGCACGGTCAGCGCGACGAGGGGCGACGACACGTTCGAGGTGACGACGCTGCGGTCCGACCGCTACGAGCCGGGATCGCGACACCCGGACGTGTCGTTCGGCGACGACATCGAGACGGACCTGTCTCGCCGAGACTTCACGTGCAACGCCATGGCCGTGGACCTGCGGCGGCGCGCGTTCGTCGATCCGTTCGGTGGACTCGCCGACCTGCACCGGCGTGTGCTGCGTACGCCGCTGCCCGCCGAGACCAGCTTCGGCGACGACCCCCTGCGCATGGTCCGCCTGGCACGGTTCGCCGCGGTGCTCGACGCCGTGGTCGATGACGACGCACGACGGGCGGCGACGACCATGGCGGGCGAGCTGGCGATCATCAGCCGCGAGCGCATCCGCGTTGAGCTCAGCAAGCTGATCGTCGCGCCGGCCGTTACCCGTGGGCTGGACCTGCTGTGCGACACGGGGCTGGCCGACCAGTTTCTGCCGGAGCTGCCGGCGCTGAAGATGCAGCGCGATCCGGCGCACCACCACAAGGACGTCTACGTCCACACGCTGGCGGTCGTGGAGGGCTGCCCCGCCGACGACCTGGTCCTGCGGCTCGCCGGCCTGCTGCACGACATCGGTAAGCCCGCGACCCGTCGCTTCGAGTCGGGGGGCCGGGTCACCTTCCATCACCACGAGGTGGTGGGTGCGCGCATGGCCCGTGCGCGACTGACCGAGCTGCGCTACCCGAAGAAGGTGGTCGAGCAGGTCGCGCAGCTGGTGGCGCTCCACCTGCGGTTCCACGGCTACCGCGACCAGGGCTGGACCGACTCGGCGGTGCGCCGGTACGTGCGGGATGCGGGGACGCCCGAGCAACTCCGGCGCCTGAACCTGCTGACCCGTGCCGACGTGACGACGCAGAACCAGCGCAGGACCCGAGCGCTGCAGCGGGCGATGGACGAGCTCGAGGAGCGGATCGAGCAGCTCCAGCGCGAGGAGGAGCTCGCAGCGATCCGGCCGCCGTTGGACGGCCACCAGATCATGGAGCATCTCGGCATCGGCCCCGGCCCCAAGGTGGGGCGGGCCTACCGCCACCTACTGGAGGCCCGCATCGCCGACGGGCCGATGACGGCCGACGAGGGCTACGCGCTGCTCGACGCGTGGGCTGCCGAGCAGGAGGACTGACCCGTTCCCGGCGTGGACCGCGTGGCCCGCGGTTGAGCGGAAGGCGGTCTGGACCAGCTGCTCGCCCGGCGTCGGCTGCGGCGCGCCGAGGAGGTAGCCCTGCCCGAAGGCGATCGTCCAGCGCGCGCAGCTGTCGAGCTGCTCGGCGGTCTCGACGCTCTCGGCGATCAGGCAGGCACCCCCGTCCGCCACGCGAAGTGCTGGAGGCCGGCGACCAGCGCCCGGCGCACTGGGTCGGTGGCGATGCCGTCGACCCACCTGCGGCCCAGCTTCGTGAACGGCGGCCGGAGGGCGAGCACACGGGTGAGACCGGCGTAGCCGGACCCGGCGTCGTCGACCGACAACAGCCGCACCGTTGAGCCCAGTGCGTCGACGGCCTGACGGACCCGCGGGTAGTCATCGATCCAGTCGGATCTCGCGAGGATGTCGCCGCCGATCAGTATCCACGGCGCGTCGTTGCCGCGGAGGGCGAGCGGGATGATCGTGCCGTCGCCGATGATCGCGTACACCCCGACACCGTCGTGGCCCGGCAGCTGGGCGAGGCGTGAGCAGACCAGGTCGAGGTCTCCGACGGCGAGTGCGACGGCCGGCCGCGCGTCAGCGCGCTGAGGATCTGGTTGCGCTCCCACATGCGGTCGCCCGGGATGCTCGGCCACCCGGCGTGGTGTCAGCCGCGGGCCGCGCGGATCGCGGCGACCACGTCGTCGACCGCCGTGCCCTGCGTCAGCGCCTCGAGCGTGAGCGGCACGGGGCCGTCGGGGCCCGGTGTGGCCAGCGGCAGCCGCCAGTTGGGGTACTGGTCGACGGTGCCGGGCACGTTCGGCTGCCGCGGATCGCCGACCCCGTCCCACAGCGCCGCGGCCACCAGCGCCGATGGCGTCGAGGCCAGGAAGCGGTGCATCGCGACCACCCTCGCACGGACGTCCGTGGCGTCGTCCGCCAGGACGTCGTGCGCGCGGAACAGCGCCAGCATCGAGGCCTTGTCGTCGGCAAGGCGTCGCTGGGCGTCCGCGAGCGGCTCGGACAGCAGCCCCAGCTCGTGTCGGACACGCAGCGCGGATCCGTCCCACCATCCGGTCGCCGTCGGCAGGTCGTGTGTGGTCACCGACGCCAACGCCGACCTGGGGTACCGGGCGGCGTCGCGGCGCCCGTGGGTCGTCGTGTCGTCGCCCTCGAACCACAGCACCGCGCTGCCGGCGACCCCGCGGCGGCGCAGTAGCCCCCGGATGCGGTCGTCGACCGTGCCCAGGTCCTCGCCGATCACGATCGCTCCTGCGCGGTGGGCCTCGAGCACGAGCACCGCGAACAGCTCGTCGGCGGGATAGCCGACGTAGGTGCCCTCGACCGGTCCGGTGTCCTCGGGGATCCAGAACAGTCGGGAGAACCCGAGGATGTGATCAATGCGGAGCCCGCCGCCGACCGCGAGCGACGCCGACAGCACCTCTCGCTGCGTGCGATATCCTGCGGCGCGCATCGCACCTGGCAGCGGGGGCGGCTGACCCCAGTCCTGGCCCTGGTGGTTGAAGGCGTCCGGCGGGGCGCCGACGCGCATGGACCTGGCGAACTCGTCGGGCAGTGACCACACGTCGGCACCACCCGGCGCGACCCCCACGGCCAGGTCGTGCACGATGCCGATGTCCATGCCGGCGGCCGTCGCGCGGTCCTGAGCGTCCCGCAGCTGGCGGGCGCACAGCAGCTGCAGCCAGGCATGGAACCCCACGACGCCGTCGTGCTCGCCGGCCCACGCCGCGACGGCGTCGGACCGCGGGTCGCGGAGTGGGTCCGGCCAGGTGGTGAACGGGATGCCGAGCTCCTCGGCGAGGGCACAGAACGTGGCGAAGCGCTGCAGCGCCGGCCCGCCGTCGGCACGGAACGCCGCGAGCTCACGGCGTTGGTCGTCGGCGCGTCGCTCGTACAGCAGCCAGAGCGCCTCCCGCTTCGCCTGCCACACGGCGTCGCGGTCGATCCGTTCGGCGTCGGCCGCCAGGGGGGCGGGCAGGTCTTCCCATCGCCGCCGCGTGGTGGCGTCGAGCGCGTCGTAGCCTGCGACGTCGGTGACGCGCAGGTAGCAGGGATCGGCGAAGCGGCGGCTCGTCGGTGAATACGGCGAGGCCTCCCGGGGCAGCACCGGCGCGGCGGCGTGGACCGGGTTGATCAGCAGGAGGTCGGCGCCGTCGCCTCCCGCCCACTCGGCGAGCAGCGCGAGGTCCGCGAACTCGCCCTGTCCCCAGCCGGCGGCGGAGCGCACCGCGTAGGCCTGCAGCATCCACCCCCACCGGCGCCCGACCGTGATCGCCGGCGCGCGGTCGGGCGCCACGATGACCGTGCAGGCGTCCTCGTCGCCCGCAGTCGCCACCATCAGGCGGTGGTAGCCCAGCGGCAGATCGGCAGGCAGCTCCACGGTTCCCCGCCGTCGACGGCCGCTGCCGGTCTCGGCGACCCCGCCCCACACCGGCGCACCCACCGACCGCTCGGTGCCGTCCTCGAGCGTGAGCGTCAGATCCGGCTCCACGTCGACCGGTGCGCTGACGGTCACCGTGGGCCGGCTCGGCTCGCCCACATCACCGCCGCGCCACACCACGGCCACCGGCTCCACCGGGCACGTCCAGCCGCGCCGCCGCAGTGCCCGCAGGGAACGGGCGATGGCGGCTTTGTCGTCGCAGTCGTGTCCCAGGGTGGTCAGCACCGCCCGCAGAGTGCTGTCGGGCGGCCGCTGGGCCGCGCCCGACGCCTCGTAGGCATCTGCGACGCCGGCAGCCCGAGCGAGGCGGCGCAGCGCCCGTTGCTCGGGGTCGGGTGGTGCCACGATCCGTGCTCCTCGGGTCGTCCTGCGGCGGGCGCGCGGCCGGAGACGGCGTCGCTCGCGTACGTGCCCGGACATGGCGACGGGCCCCGCCCGTGACGGGACCCGTCGGTCGTGCGCGCGGTGGGTCAGCCGGGACGCCCGTTGACGCGCGTCTCCTCCAGCCCGCCGGTCTTCTTCCACATGTCGTCGATCTCGTCGATCAGATCGAGCAGCTTCTGGCCCTCGGCCGGGTCGTTGCTCCGCTTCACCTGCGAGCACTGCTTGAGCGCGCGCCAGAACGTGTCCTGCAGGTTCGGGAACTGGTCGAGGTGCTCCGGCTTGAAGCGATCACTGAACAGCACCGAGATGTGGTGCTTCGCCAGCTCCGCGCGCTCCTCCTTGACGATCACGCAGCGCTGGCGGAACAGCTCGTCGTCCGAGTCCTGGAACTTCTGGGCGATCTTGTAGCAGGACTCCGCCTCGATGCGCGCCTGCTCGGGGTCGTAGATGCCGCAGGGGATGTCGCAGTGCGCGTGCACCGTGGTCGGCGCCGCGACCCGGTCGAGCATCGTGAGCAGTCGGGTGATGTCCGTGTGACGTGACCTACCGCTGTAGCTACTTGAGGTCATGAGTTCGATACTCCTTGATGCATTCGGTGACGCAGGGGGATCGTTCGAGGTCGTAGTGTGTCCCTGTGCTCCGTCCGCTAACCATCACGCTGGGGGCCGCCGCCGTCCTGTGGGCCCGCCGTGGTGGCCTGCGCCACGTCATCGTGACCGGGTCGAGCATGCATCCGACGCTGTGCGCCGGTGACCGGCTGCTGCTCGTGGCCGCTCCAGGCCGGCCACGCCCCGGTCAACTGGCGCTCGCGCACGATCCGCGGTCGCACGACCGTGAGCTGCTCAAGCGGGTGCACGCCGTCGCCTCCGACGGGATCGACCTGCGTGGCGACAACACGGCCGCCAGCGCCGACAGCCGGGTCTTCGGGCCCGTGCCTGCCCGCATGGTCCGGACGTACGTCGTGTGGCGGTATGCACCAGCCAACCGCGCCGGACGCGTGCCCGGGCGCGGGCTCAGTTGGTCGCGTGCTCCCGCAGATCCACCGCGAAGTCACTGACCGGACGGGCGATGAACTCCTCGACCATACGGTGGCACACGTCGTCGGTGAACTGTGCCGGCGGCGACTTCATGAAGTAGCTCGACGGGCCGAGGAGCGGCCCGCCAAGGCCACGGTCGGTTGCCAGCCGCGCGCAGCGGACGGCGTCGATGACGACACCAGCGGAGTTGGGCGAGTCCCACACCTCGAGCTTGACCTCGACGCTGATCGGGACGTCGCCGAAGTTCCGGCCCTCCATCCGGATGTAGGCCCACTTGCGGTCCTCGAGCCACGGCACATGGTCGCTGGGCCCGATGTGGATGTTCTCGCGACCGATGGGCGCGTCGAGCTGGCTCGTGACAGACTGCGTCTTGGAGACCTTCTTCGACGTCAGCCGCTTGCGCTCCAACATGTTCATGAAGTCCATGTTGCCGCCGAAGTTCAGCTGGTATGTGCGGTCGATCGCAGCACCGCGGTCCTCGAACAGGCGGGCCAGCATGCGGTGGGTGATCGTCGCGCCCACCTGCGACTTGATGTCGTCGCCGATGATCGGCACGCCGGCGGCGACGAACCGCTCGGCCCATGCCGGGTCGCTGGCGATGAACACCGGGAGGCAGTTGACGAACGCCACGCCGGCGGCCAACGCCTGCTCGGCGTAGTAGCGCGCGGCCTGCTCGGAGCCGACCGGCAGGTAGCACACGAGCACGTCGGCCCGCGCCTCGTGGAGGACTTCGGCGACGTCGACCGGCGGCGCGTCGCTCTCCTCGCTCGTCTCGCGGTAGTACTCGCCGAACCCGTCGAGCGTCGGGCCGCGCTGGACCTCGACACCGACCGGCGGGACCTCGGCGAACTGGATCGTGTTGTTGGGCGGCGCGACGATCGCCTCGGCCAGGTCGCGTCCGACCTTCTTGGCGTCGACGTCGAAGGCTGCGACGAACTCGATGTCGCCGACGTGGTAGCCGCCGAGGTCGACGTGCATCAGTCCCGGCACGTCATCGCCGGGCTGCGCGTCCGCGTAGTAGTGCACACCCTGCACCAGCGAGCTGGCGCAGTTCCCGACGCCGACGACGGCGACGCGGATCGGTGTTGCTGACCGGTGTGTACCCATGACGTGTACTCCTTGCGATCGGCGCCGTCCGCGCCGATCGCTGGTCGATGTTCAGGCCTGAGGGTCCTGCCTGTGGACGAGCGACGAGGGGGATTCGGGCGGGTCGCGCGGTGGTTCGTCCGACCGGACGGGGTCGACTGGCGTGTCGTGGCCGTCGCCGCGTTCCTCTGCGATGCGGGTGCGCTCGGCGGAGATGAGCTCGTCGAGCCAGGCGATGTCGGCGTTGATGCCGTTCACGCCGTGACGCATGAGCGCGATCGTGTAGGTGTCGGCGCGGAGCCGCGTGGCGCGGCGCAACGCGCGTTCGGCCTGCTCGAGTCGTTCGTGGAGGTAGGACCGCCGGCGCTCCAGCAGGCGGAGTCGAATCTCGGGGCGCAGGTAGGTGAAGAAGGCCAGGCGGAGGGAGAACTTCTCCTCCTCGAGCTCCTGGGCGTCGAGCTCGCCGAGGAGCTCGAGGAAGTCAGCCTCGCCGGCGGCGGTGATGCGGTACTCCTGTTTGCGACGCGGCCGTTCGTCGGCGGCGTCTCCAGGGACCTTCTCGACCACGCCACGCCGCTCCAGCTTCTTGAGCGTCGGGTACAAGGAGCCGAACGACACCGTCCAGAACAGCCCGAGCTTCTGCGCGAGCTGCTTGCGCAGCTCGTAGCCATGCATCGGCCGCTCCTTGAGCAGCCCCAGGATGGCAAGCTCGAGCACGGGCACGTCCTTGGGTGGTCGTAGGGTTCGTGGGTCAACGTGGTGCTGAACCGTTGTCGACGCGCAAGTCTATCGCGCCGATGTATCGCGCCGATATGTTTCTGGCGCTGTCCCTGATCCGATGGCCAGGCGCCGCCGGGGGCTGTGACACCCATGTCGACCCTGTGCGGTGGCGCCTACACTTGGCCGAGGCCCATGCAGAGCTCAACCGACTACCAGATGGCCAAGCGCGCGCTGGTCCGCCAGGTGTCGCAGGGCGCCGTCGCCGTGCAGGACGTGTGCGACGCGCATCCCGAGCTGCTCCGCGCGGCGCGCAACATCGGCACGCCGAGCGACCGGCAGTGCCCGATCTGCGAGCTCGCGGACCGGCGCGCCCGGGTGCCGGCCGACGACAGCACGTCGCTGCGCCTCGTCACCTACGTGTTCGGCAGCGAGCTGCGCCGTAAGTCGGGTGCGCCGGTGTGGACCCGCCAGGAGCTGGCCGACCTGGCTGCCGACCACGACTCGTTCACCGCGTACACCGTCGAGTGTTGCCTGGTGTGCGGCTGGAACCACCTGCACGAGAGCGTGCTCATGGGACAGGCGCACCAGGACTGACCGGCGACCAGCCCGTGGTCGGGTGTTACACGATCGTGTCATGCGGCCAGCCCGGGCGATGGCACACTCGTTGCTCATGGAAACCCCGCACTCCCCGCGGACTCCGGCGATCACGCGTGCCCAGCCGACGCGGACCCCTCCCCGGCCGCGTGAGTGGACGCCTGCCCACCAGCCCGTTCGCGTCCGGCGTCGACGTCGCCGGCCGTGGTTCCGGCGTCCCACCTTCTGGCTGGGTGCGCTGCTGGTGGTGCTGCTGGCAGCCGTGACCGTCGCTGGCGCCGTGGCGTATGCGGTTGCCACCGTGCCGCTGCCCACCGAGCTGGACACGTCACCGACGGTAGTCCTCGACGCGCGCGGCAAGAAGATCGGCGAGCTGTACGCCGAGACGGCGCGCGAGGACGTGGAGCTCGACCGTGTGCCGGAGCACACGCGACAGGCCGTGCTCGCGGCGGAGGACGCCGGGTTCTACGACCACCCGGGGGTCAGCATCCCGGGCATCGTCCGTGCGGCCATCCGCAACGTGCGTTCCGGCGAGGTTCGCCAGGGGGGCTCGACGATCAGCCAGCAGTACGTCAAGACCGTCACGGGTGAGACCGAACGGACGGCGATGCGCAAGGCCCGCGAGGCCGTGCTGGCGATGAAGCTCGAGCGTGAGGTCTCGAAGGACCAGATCCTCGAGTGGTACCTCAACACCATCTACTTCGGCCGCGGGGCCTACGGCATCCAGGCGGCGTCACGCGCCTACTTCGACAAGAACGTCGGCAAGCTGACCGTGGGCGAGTCGGCGCTGCTGGCCGGCATGATCCCGGCACCATCGGCGACGGATCCGGTCGACAACCCCGAGCGGGCCACAGAGCGCTACACGTACGTGATCGACCAGATGCTGGCCCAGGGGTGGATCGACGACCAGCGGGCCCGGAAGCTGCGGGCCAACCAGCCGGAGGTCACACCCAGGGCCAGGCGGGTCGCGGGCACGGCGCCGTTCTTCATGGACATGGTCGAGCGGGAGCTCTCGGACCGCGTCGGTGACCAGGCCTACCGCGGGCTCACGGTGACCACCACGCTCAACCTGCGGATGCAGAAGGCCGCCGAGAAGATCTACGACCGGCGGTTCGACGAGCTCCGCGAGGACCTCCGTGCCACGGCCGGTGAGGACGTCACGGTGCCGACCGGCGCGATGGTGT encodes:
- a CDS encoding serine/threonine-protein kinase — protein: MSDDVERTGVLTGGGPEPDPSLPPRVLSDRYLLEERIAIGGMATVWRAHDEKLARTVAVKLLHKHLSNDRDFRERFRREAVAAAKLAHPGIVGIYDTGRDGDWVYLVMEFVQGVTLREVMVQYGRLDPGLAASVGMRVAFALDFAHERGLVHRDVKPANILLGQEGAVKMGDFGIVKVEHSRSELTKTGMVLGTAAYVAPEQVEDRPVDGRADQYSLGCVLYEALSGQQPFSASSTVAIAAQRLDHEPLPLRALRADMPKELDDVVMRALARDPSDRHPNCRAFAEALEPWARDDEVLTETTQMLVRGETLPDADEAAYVSQPINSRSFLRSEGRWLASALGLLVVSALLIAVGVATGVFEIRGVPSLIVSGNEATPAAVAPQQLAIQDLSTVDPEGLPPTEHDDLLGDMMDRDPETRWRTDSYSSPDFGNLKDGLGIIIDLGEKVQPTALTLETPSPGISYDIRVSDDRTAAPDEWRTVGSVRRSDRRPVITFEKEQIETRYLMIWLIAPLVDYDRGYSAAFSEVSIEGIRS
- the murJ gene encoding murein biosynthesis integral membrane protein MurJ, which encodes MNRPEHTLETELPDDPSSSRNSALVAAGILLSRVSGLARTAAVARYFGVSPVADALQAAMRIPNLLQNLLGEGVLSASFIPVYSRLLAQRRYEEAGLVAGAIAGLLTALTGLLALLGVALAEPITRLVAIGFTGQRLELTVTLTRILFPGVGFLVLSAWCLGVLNSHRRFFLSYVAPVIWNVTQIAVLVAAAAVLLDGGIASTEASDAELAQLAIALAWGALVGGLLQFAVQVPAVVRSNPALRISLDTSRSGVRRTLRSFWPVVTGRGVVQLMIYVDIALASLLAAGAVAAVEYATRLALLPVSLFGMSVAASELPALSSLQEAENGRVAGRLHPMLARIAFYVIPTIAAFVVLGDLVYATVLTPLAAQQVWLVLLGSTVGLLSNTSSRLLQSALYAAGDTRSPTRYAIVRVVVAAALGAVLMLQFDRLALTNAGVVVRGSLPAFAPLPIDARATDQTTFLRLGAVGLTLAAGMTSWLEYGLLRRHLARVADIRVRVGGGWMLRTGTAGTTAAIAGIVVRVVLGAQPLLVLLLLTAAAVGLTYVAVATALRLPEIAQLGRVLRR
- a CDS encoding CCA tRNA nucleotidyltransferase — translated: MPDTDIQQRQLAELVAIYPAADELAERFAAAGHELYLVGGTVRDTLLHGRADGDLDLATTARPAETERLLQGWVDHLWLTGARFGTVSATRGDDTFEVTTLRSDRYEPGSRHPDVSFGDDIETDLSRRDFTCNAMAVDLRRRAFVDPFGGLADLHRRVLRTPLPAETSFGDDPLRMVRLARFAAVLDAVVDDDARRAATTMAGELAIISRERIRVELSKLIVAPAVTRGLDLLCDTGLADQFLPELPALKMQRDPAHHHKDVYVHTLAVVEGCPADDLVLRLAGLLHDIGKPATRRFESGGRVTFHHHEVVGARMARARLTELRYPKKVVEQVAQLVALHLRFHGYRDQGWTDSAVRRYVRDAGTPEQLRRLNLLTRADVTTQNQRRTRALQRAMDELEERIEQLQREEELAAIRPPLDGHQIMEHLGIGPGPKVGRAYRHLLEARIADGPMTADEGYALLDAWAAEQED
- the malQ gene encoding 4-alpha-glucanotransferase translates to MAPPDPEQRALRRLARAAGVADAYEASGAAQRPPDSTLRAVLTTLGHDCDDKAAIARSLRALRRRGWTCPVEPVAVVWRGGDVGEPSRPTVTVSAPVDVEPDLTLTLEDGTERSVGAPVWGGVAETGSGRRRRGTVELPADLPLGYHRLMVATAGDEDACTVIVAPDRAPAITVGRRWGWMLQAYAVRSAAGWGQGEFADLALLAEWAGGDGADLLLINPVHAAAPVLPREASPYSPTSRRFADPCYLRVTDVAGYDALDATTRRRWEDLPAPLAADAERIDRDAVWQAKREALWLLYERRADDQRRELAAFRADGGPALQRFATFCALAEELGIPFTTWPDPLRDPRSDAVAAWAGEHDGVVGFHAWLQLLCARQLRDAQDRATAAGMDIGIVHDLAVGVAPGGADVWSLPDEFARSMRVGAPPDAFNHQGQDWGQPPPLPGAMRAAGYRTQREVLSASLAVGGGLRIDHILGFSRLFWIPEDTGPVEGTYVGYPADELFAVLVLEAHRAGAIVIGEDLGTVDDRIRGLLRRRGVAGSAVLWFEGDDTTTHGRRDAARYPRSALASVTTHDLPTATGWWDGSALRVRHELGLLSEPLADAQRRLADDKASMLALFRAHDVLADDATDVRARVVAMHRFLASTPSALVAAALWDGVGDPRQPNVPGTVDQYPNWRLPLATPGPDGPVPLTLEALTQGTAVDDVVAAIRAARG
- the sodN gene encoding superoxide dismutase, Ni, translated to MTSSSYSGRSRHTDITRLLTMLDRVAAPTTVHAHCDIPCGIYDPEQARIEAESCYKIAQKFQDSDDELFRQRCVIVKEERAELAKHHISVLFSDRFKPEHLDQFPNLQDTFWRALKQCSQVKRSNDPAEGQKLLDLIDEIDDMWKKTGGLEETRVNGRPG
- a CDS encoding S26 family signal peptidase, which codes for MLRPLTITLGAAAVLWARRGGLRHVIVTGSSMHPTLCAGDRLLLVAAPGRPRPGQLALAHDPRSHDRELLKRVHAVASDGIDLRGDNTAASADSRVFGPVPARMVRTYVVWRYAPANRAGRVPGRGLSWSRAPADPPRSH
- a CDS encoding inositol-3-phosphate synthase, with the protein product MGTHRSATPIRVAVVGVGNCASSLVQGVHYYADAQPGDDVPGLMHVDLGGYHVGDIEFVAAFDVDAKKVGRDLAEAIVAPPNNTIQFAEVPPVGVEVQRGPTLDGFGEYYRETSEESDAPPVDVAEVLHEARADVLVCYLPVGSEQAARYYAEQALAAGVAFVNCLPVFIASDPAWAERFVAAGVPIIGDDIKSQVGATITHRMLARLFEDRGAAIDRTYQLNFGGNMDFMNMLERKRLTSKKVSKTQSVTSQLDAPIGRENIHIGPSDHVPWLEDRKWAYIRMEGRNFGDVPISVEVKLEVWDSPNSAGVVIDAVRCARLATDRGLGGPLLGPSSYFMKSPPAQFTDDVCHRMVEEFIARPVSDFAVDLREHATN